The genomic segment AAATGAGATTATCGCCTTTACGCTGTAGTAAGCCCCGGCGTAGCCAGAGGCTGTGACATCAGGCTATATATGCTTTCGCATTTGGCCCAGCGAGCCGTCAAGTCTAGTTCATACACCGACAGGCTCGGAAACAAGTATCGCATTGACCATTCTCTAGAATGGTTGTCGGGCCGTTCCAAGACGGGACGCATTAAAATGCTGATCAACTCACTTCGAAGATCCTAAACCAAAGTCATCAGATGCCGATAGGTTGCTATGACGAAGGAGCCTCGAGTTCAATGAGACCTAATCGGTATTCGACACGTGTTGTTGGCAATCTCTACACAGACGATTGCGTAGACCCCTTTCTCTCCCCGTATAATTCTGGCGTTTCTTCCGATTGCGCTGAAGCGCTGCTTTGGCTTGGACGCGTGTGGAAATATTTGGCGATCGCATGGCTTCTCACTTGTGGAATCGGAAGCGCCATCGCCGAGGTGGCCTTCGTTTTCCCTACACCAGCATCTGTAAGCGGGAGCCCTGTGGTTCAGTCTGTACCCATATTGATCCAATCCGCCGGAACCCCCGGGGGAATCAAAGTGTTGACCGAGGGAGCATCAAACTTGGACTTCACATTTTCTGGAACGACCTGTGGGTCCGGCCCTTACGTGACAGGACAGACTTGCAGTGTCTCGGTTGAATTTACCCCCAAGTATCCTGGTATGCGCTTCGGTGCGGTGGTGATGATCGCTACTGACGGCCACATCATGGCTAGTCAGAGATTGTCAGGAGTGGGAATCGGTTCACTAAGTGTGATCTTGTCCGGTATCGTGAGCACCGTCGCTGGTAACGGGTGCGTAACAGACGTTGCGTGTCGAACGTCCGGAAGTACGCCAGCTACGCAGGGGTCACTCAATCTGCCGATAGCTGTCGCAACCGACGGTGGTGGAGATATCTATATCTCAGATACAGCTAACAACAGAATTCGAAAAGTCGACACTCTTGGCAACATCACGACAATAGCAGGAGCCAGCGAAAGCGCCGGCTTCTCGGGAGATGGAGGACCAGCTCTTACGGCCCAAATCAATACGCCATCTACAATCGTCATTGACGGAGCCGGGAATATCTTTTTCTCGGATGTCGGTAACGACGCCGTTCGAGAAATAAACGTCGCAACTGGCAATATCTCGACGATCGCAGGAACCTTAGGCACGGCAGGCTTTAGCGGTGATAATGGCCCGGCAACAGCTGCCTTACTTTCTGCGCCAGAGGGCCTCGCCTTTGATGCGAACGGCAATCTGTACATTGCTGACACAGGAAACAATCGAATTCGTGAAATAGATACGAATGGCACGATTACTACAGCAGCTGGTGATGGATCAGCAGCTTATGCTGGAGATGGTGGCCCTGCTGTTTTGGGCGAGCTCAACCAGCCCTGGGGAATTACTGTCTCTATCGATGGCAACCTTTATATCGCAGATTCCGGCAACAATAGAATTCGAGCAATCAATCTGACGACGGGGCTCTTGTCTACTGTGGCAGGCTCGAATACTGCCAGCTATTTCGGTGACGGTGGGCAAGCTTCCCATGCCCTGTTTAATAGCCCTACAGGTGTTACAGCAGATGCAGCGGGTAATCTCTATGTGGCAGATCATGGAAACAGCGCAATCCGAAAGATAAATTACGTAAGCGGCATGATCTCCACTATCGCTGGCAATGGAACCGGCCTCTTCAGTGGCGACGGCTCCAGCGCAAATAGAGCGACGCTGAATTTTCCCTATTCAATGATAGTTGATCAGGCTGGCAACCTCCTGATTCCGGATTACCTCGATCTGCGAGTGCGAAAGATTAGTGCAGTTCTTTCCGTAATTAGCTACCCAACAATGAAGGAGGGAAAAACGTCGGAACCGATGTATCAGGGCATCGAGAATGATGGCAACGCGCCGCTTAATTTTAGCAACCTTATGGCGACAGGAACCACAAGCGCAACACTAGACTTCAACCCAAGTGACCCGCTTACAACAACCTGTTCGACATCGCAAGCGCTATCGGTTGGGAGCACTTGTACGCTCGGCGTCGAATTTGCTCCTGTCAACGTAGAAAGCCCTGCCGCCGGCACCTTATACGTGTCGTCAGATTCCGGCAATAGTCCCATCGGTGTTGATCTAAGTGGGAACGTGCTATCAGTCGATCCTACTTCTACAACAGTAACATCAGGGTTGAATCCTGCCAGCGTTGGCATGGCTGTTACTTTCACGGCTTTTATTTCAAGCCCAAATAGGCTTACGGGAACGGTTCAGTTTTACGACGGATCAACGGCAATAGGTGCCCCTCAACCGGTCGATCCCAATTCAAGTACAGCCACTCTCACAACATCTTTTACGGTGCCGCAAACCCATAACATCTCAGGCGTCTATAGCGGCGACGACTATGATGCCGTAAGTACGCCGAATACTCCGGTTGCCGAGATCATTCAACAGGCGACCGCGCTCAACGTCATCCCGTCCGCAAACCCAGTTACTGTATTCGCTCCTTTATCTTTCAGCGCGAAACTTACAGGAGGAACTACGCCCCCAGCGGGGAGCATTGTCTTTATGGATGGAGCAACTTCTCTCGGCTCAGTGGCCCTCGATAGCAATGGTAATGCATCTTTTACGGCCCCTCCCCTAGCCGTTGGCACACACACGATCATTGCTAAGTTTGCGGGTGACTCAAATGATTTCCCGAGCCAGTATCAGCTTTCCGAAATAGTAGATCTCGCTTCAAGCGTGACGATGCTGGGTACCAACACTGCCATTGCCAAGTATTCGACGCCAATTACCTTCACTGCCACGGTAACCGGAGTCAGCTCGTCAACGCCAACTGGCAATGTCGAGTTTATGGATGGTGCAAACATTCTGGGCGCTGCCCCCTTGAGCACACTAGGTAGTGCAACCTATGTTAATTCGGCTCTCTCGGCGGGGACACACACCATAACTGCTGTTTATGAGGGAGATGCTGACTACTCGCCAAGCACTTCGACACAGATCATCACGGAAACGATCTGGCAGGTCCCGACAGTGACGGTCCTCAGCGCTAGTGCAACCAATTCAACGTCTGGTGCACCAATCACTCTGACCGCTATCGTAGCGGCTCAGGAAACCACTGTTCCGACCGGCACAGTCAAGTTCATGAATGGGAACATTCTTCTTGGTACTGGAACGCTCAGCAACGGCAAAGCAACGATTACGACCACTAACCTGGGTGTAGGAATGGACAGCGTCACAGCGATTTACAACGGCGATTCAAATGATGAGGCGAGCGAATCCTCCGCGGTAGCGATAACAGTTGTTCAAGCGCCCACAACTACGACCATATCATCGAGTCAAACTCCTCTTCCTACATTAACTCCTGTTGTTGTTGCTGCTTCGGTCTCCAACGGAAGCGCTCAGATACCCACTGGCTTGGTAACGTTTTCGGAAGATTCTGTGGCGATCGGCGTCGGGCAGCTTGACTCAACAGGGGTTGCGACGATTTCACTCCAGTCGCTGCCTGCCGGGTCGCACACCTTCGTAGCCAGTTATGCCGGCGATATGCTGGATGTTCCGAGCGTATCCGCGCCCTTTACGCAGACGGTTCAGCCGCGCAGCACGACGAATGTACTCACCACCTCATCTACTTCGCTTACGGGTGGCCAACAGGTCACACTCATCTCTGTTATCAGCCCTGCTGGGCCTCCACCGTCGACGGCTCCAACAGGGAACGTCACCTTCATGTCGGGGAATACGACACTCGCTACTAGTCCGGTCGATGCCACAGGCGTGGCTACAGTAACGGCTATTCTGCCTGGAACGAGTGCAGAAGTGTCGTCCGTCTATTCGGGAGACGCCAATTACTCCTCTTCTACTTCTTCTCCCGTTGAGGTCGCTATTGGCCCCGCTCCAGACTTCAATCTTGAAGCCACTCCAAGCTCATGGTCGATGCAGAGCAAACAGCACCTTACCCTCAAGCTCACCCTCGCATCTGTAAAGAATTTTACCGGTGCATTTTCTCTCGGTTGTCTAGGGCTTCCACAAAACGCCACCTGCACGTTTTCTGAAAATCAGCCTATGCTGCCAGCTGGCGGCACCCAGTCCGTTGATGTAACGGTCGACACCGGATCTCCGCTGCTCGGCGGAACACAGGCTCGGACTGAACAGCACACTCGCTCAGATGGGACGGTACTCTGCTTGCTTCCTGGAGCAATTGTCTTAGGGGTCTTCGGTCTCAGGAAGAAGCGGATGCGGCCAATGAAGGGCCTATTCATCGCCTTGATATCTCTGGGCCTTTTTACAACTCTTTCAGGGTGCGGCAGTATTACGAGCAACGGAACGCCCCCAGGCACTTATCACTTCCTCATAACTGCCACAGGACCGACCGGCATCTCGCAGTTCGTCGGTATCACAATGACGATCACACAGTAGCGCTGAACTGGATATTGATATGAACAGAACGATCCTGATCCTGATTTTAGAGGTTTTTTTGGCGAGCATCCCTGTGAAGAGCTTCGCCCAGGCTGTTCCTACCGCAAGTGCTCCTGGCGCTTCTGTCTCAGTAGGAGGAACATTTTCAGTGGGACAATCCGGTTATGGGCAGAGGGTGCTCAGCGGCAGTGGAGCATACGTTGATGTCAATCCTCGACGACAAGTCGGTATTGAGGCAGAAGGCCGATGGCTCCAGCACGACCGAATAGGAAAAACATCAGAAAGCACCTATCTTATCGGTCCGAGAATCCAGATTCGACAGGGCAGGCTTTCCCCGTATGTCAAAAGCTTGGTCGGATTAGGATATTTTGGTTTTCCGTACAACTCGGCTCAAGGTAGGTACTTTGTCATAGCAACTGGAACGGGGGTAGACCTTAACCTGAATGAGACTGTAAAAATCCGTCTCGTCGATATCGAATACCAGCGCTGGCCGCAGTTTACCTTCGGCACAATTACTCCTTATACAATTAGTTTTGGGTTCAGTTATCGTCTTTGCACCGGCAGCCACACGCGGCTGGGAGCATATGACAGGTGACATCTAGAAGGCTGGGCTATTGTCATCATGGCGGTGGATTAGCTCAAGAAGGGATCCCACTCGTATCAGAGATTTCCCAGGAGTCTTCCCTCACGCTATCGAAAAAAGCCTGCCATGGATTGCCACAGGTTGCTAAGCCGAAGAAAGTATTTGAAAGGCTATCTAGATCTTCAAGAGAGCAATTTCCTGACACAAATGTACGAATCGGCCCGGTGCTGAGAGCACCTAAGTGCTGGAAAAAACCTTTGGACAAGATTTCTTCTGCCTGGCTGTAATGTGCAACATCGCTCAGGAAATCCCTAATAACGGAGATTTCGGACGGTGCCCGATGACAGAGAACTTCCTCCCAATTCCTCAAGATGAACCCCCCCAGCGTGCTGGGCCTCTCTTCATCTTGGTAGAGGACAATCGCGAAGGGCTTTCCGTCACTCTGTAGCTCCGAGGTGGTGTATTCCAAAATGTGGTAGTAGTTGATCATTTGCGGTGCTCCGCTGTGTAAATCGCCATGCTGCAGTTGTATCTGCCTCGATTAACTGCTGAAGGCGAGCGAGTCGGCAAAGAAGCTCCTGCTCAAGCAGATCGATGTTTCCTTTGTACCATTTGGATGGAACGAGGGAAACCGCATAAGCCAGAGCTTTTGGCAATACATCTTCATAATGGGAAATCCAATCCGCAACCGCTGCGGGTTGGAAGAGGCCAGAATATAGAGAAGGTTCGAGATGATACGTAACGCCCGAGTATTCGGTAAAGTTCCAATTAGGGCCGCCAAACATGTGTCCATGATCAATGAAACACGCGTCAAGACCGCGGCCATCGTCGCTGGTGCGAAAGATTGCCTGTCGATGATCTTGGTGATTTGCCCAAATGTCCATAACGTACATCCCAAGGAAATCACTCCGATTCCGGATTGCCGAAACTCTTGATCGGCTAATGAAATCTGTAGGACGATTCGGGCCGGCCATTTCTCCCAAAAACGCGCTGCCAAAATGTAGGCCTGCATTCGGACGTCGCCGGCCAAGAGGTGTTTCAAACCACAAACTTGGGTTCTTATCTATGAAGTCATCGGATAGATAGACACATCCCCCTGGAACGACGGGCAATCCGGCTTCATTGGCAATCACACCACCGATGATCTCATTTGCAAGTATATTGGCTCCCTGAGGGCTTCCAAGCATCTTTACGACGACATATTCCTCGTCGTCACATTGGATGAGGATCGCCTGAGAACCTCCTCTCATCTTCCGAATGAATTTCTTGGCCGTGGATATTGTTGGGACACTAAAAACCCTTCTCCCTTGAAGGGAGTTTTGGATAACCGTGGCAGACATAACCCTCCCGATGCCGATCGAGAAACGTAAAACGCAAAATGAAGCAAATCAGCCTACGCTGGTGCTGGTCGATGAGTGCGCCTTCAGCCTCACAAATCCAGCACCAATTACAATGCCAAGAAGTTAGCACACATAGACAGGAAATCATAGAGCGAAGTTTCCTGGCCAGTTCTAACTGTGCTCCCGCACTGATTGGTAGGGGGCCTTAAGCCGGTGTGAAAAGGGGCCAATAATCGCCCTTTGATCCGGGCGATTACTTTCGCCAGTCGACTGGGAGGGGACACGAGGCAAGTTCCTCGTGGTGGAAGGCGTTCTCCAGAATCAGGATGGCGTTATCTCGGTGAAGGCGTCTGCTGTTCGTGTGCTGCAATTCAGCGAGATTGATGTGCGGTCGCATGACTTCCATTGATGTGCTCTGGCCTTCTCATGGAAGACCGTAGAGATTATCTCTCGCTTGTCGAAGCGTTTCTACTGACCAAGTAAGGATTTCCTGAAGGACTTTCACCGCATTTGCCTTCCTTCCTCAATGCCGTGAGCACGCAGCACACAAGCGGGGGGGCATGATTCAAGGTTTTCGATCGGCCCTCGTCCGAGTTGTGTCCTGTCTAGTTCGACGCAATCCTCGATCAATATCGTCTGTTGTAGCTTGCTTGGCCGTTCCGCCCACCCCCGTGTACGTTTGGTAAGTGTCGGCAGCTTAGAAAAGCCACGGGAGAACACAGTACCGAGGCTCATGAATACGCGGATTCGCTCAAAGTCAGACGCTCATTCGTCCTCAGAAGGCTACCAATGTCAGCCGATCTGCCTACGCATATTATTACTCAGCTGAAGCCTACAGAGAGATGCACGCGCGGAGACCTCGACGCCAGGCAGTGTGTATTCCGGGCTGCAGAAAATTATTTTGTTGCGTTAAGAAAATTACGTCCTATACTTACCTGGCAGGCGAATCAACCTATTTTGCGGAGCCAAAATGAACGATAGAAAGAGCTTCTTCAACGGCATCGTCACTAAGGTATCGCTCCTTATGGGAGGTGCGGTCCTCGTGACTGGTGCACAGGCATCAGTGACCTCGGCCACAGTTACCCCTGCTGAGTCGAACAGCATGACGATCCAGGCTGTCGGTGCTCGTAAGTCTCTCCCGGAGAAACTGACGCTGAAACGGCAGAACAGCGGATTCAAGCTGATCGCTGAACATAGCTCTCATTCCTCCCACGCCTCGCACGCGTCGCATTCCTCTCACGCATCCCGCGCCTCTTAATCGATGATCGAGAAGATCAAGAATCAAGCTCCTGTCCAAGGCGCTGCCGCACGTATTCCGATCAACCATCAAGTCGTGAGTGTAGAGGCGCTGCTAAAGACCTGCTATTGGTTTTCGCGAGATTTCGTCTGTGATATCACTCAGGACGAATGTGGACAATCGATCGTGAATCTAACGCCGAAGTCTGTTTGCGAAATATCTCTTGGTGACGCGCGCGAGCAGTTTTTGGCTCAGGCAATGGACTTCGCGCTTCGGGAACGGGTGGCTGCGAAAACGTCCGATGTGCGTGATCTATTGCTTGCAAAAGCTTTTTCTGAATCTGGAGTGCTCGAAGAACAACCACTAGGCGTGTTCGGAGACACTCTGGAAGAAGCAAAGCCGGATGGAATGTTCAAGATCCTCAGCAATAGCTGATTCGGTGTAATCGTCGATGGCCCGTAGCTTTTATCCAATTGAGAACTTTGCTCCTGCGCCACAACAGGTCTCTCTGTTGCCCTTCAGATTTACTCGGTTTTTTGGACAAGAACTCTTGGTTAATGAGGCGGGCGAGTTCATTTTCGCTCCGGAGGGTACTGCTTATTCACTGCTAGAAGGTGCGGTGGATGTTCGGTCATTGCTCTACAAAGATCTTAAAGCAAAACATATCGTCTACGATGAAACGTCCTCTGCCCTGCTCGACGTGCTTGCGACAAAGATCCGTACCAAGTATGACCATCTAAGTGGCGGCACAAAACTTCACATCTTTGTCGTAACTCTGCGTTGTGAGCATTCTTGCCATTATTGTCAGGTCTCGCGTCAGACTGCCTCTAAAGGCGAATTTGATATGAGCCGAGAGACGGCTGACCGCTCCATCTCTCTCATGTTGGACTCTCCCTCTCCACATGTCACGCTTGAATTGCAGGGAGGCGAGCCATTGCTGGCTTTCGATATGATCCAGTACATTGTACCGAAGGCGAAGGAACAGGCACGGATACGCAACAAAGGCCTGGATATCGTTGTCACAACGAACCTCGCATGCGCAACCGATGAGATGCTGACTTATTTCAGGGATGAAGAGGTAAGGATCTCAACATCTCTGGACGGTCCAGCATTCCTCCACAATAAAAATCGTCCTCGGCCGGGCAACGACAGCTATGAGCGCGCCATAGACGGAATAGAACGAGGAAGGGCCATTCTTGGGCACAGCAATGTGGCTGCCTTGATGACAACCACGGCCGCGTCCCTGGACCATGTCGAAGAGATCATAGACGAATACGTTCGGCGTGACTTTCATACGATCTTTTTACGGCCGATCAGTCCCTATGGCTTCGCATTGAAGACGAAGAATCGAACTGGCTACGAGATGGAGCGGTTTCTGGAATTTTACAAACAGGGTCTAGCCCACATCTTGAACATTAACCGTTCTGGGTACCGGTTGGCAGAAATCTACAGCCAGATACTGCTCTCGAAGATCCTCACTCCGCAGGGGACTGGATACGTTGACCTGCAATC from the Edaphobacter acidisoli genome contains:
- the hxsD gene encoding His-Xaa-Ser system protein HxsD — its product is MIEKIKNQAPVQGAAARIPINHQVVSVEALLKTCYWFSRDFVCDITQDECGQSIVNLTPKSVCEISLGDAREQFLAQAMDFALRERVAAKTSDVRDLLLAKAFSESGVLEEQPLGVFGDTLEEAKPDGMFKILSNS
- the hxsB gene encoding His-Xaa-Ser system radical SAM maturase HxsB: MARSFYPIENFAPAPQQVSLLPFRFTRFFGQELLVNEAGEFIFAPEGTAYSLLEGAVDVRSLLYKDLKAKHIVYDETSSALLDVLATKIRTKYDHLSGGTKLHIFVVTLRCEHSCHYCQVSRQTASKGEFDMSRETADRSISLMLDSPSPHVTLELQGGEPLLAFDMIQYIVPKAKEQARIRNKGLDIVVTTNLACATDEMLTYFRDEEVRISTSLDGPAFLHNKNRPRPGNDSYERAIDGIERGRAILGHSNVAALMTTTAASLDHVEEIIDEYVRRDFHTIFLRPISPYGFALKTKNRTGYEMERFLEFYKQGLAHILNINRSGYRLAEIYSQILLSKILTPQGTGYVDLQSPAGGAWNVLVYNYNGDVFASDESRMLAEMQDWTFRLGNVHKDNRRSLFTSEAALRMFEVSCNQSLAGCSDCAFQSYCGADPIYHHATQGDMYGHRPTSGFCTRNMEVIKHLFSFIQEDNPETMGIFWSWLTGRPLPQKGGTCD
- a CDS encoding Ig-like domain repeat protein, which codes for MDFTFSGTTCGSGPYVTGQTCSVSVEFTPKYPGMRFGAVVMIATDGHIMASQRLSGVGIGSLSVILSGIVSTVAGNGCVTDVACRTSGSTPATQGSLNLPIAVATDGGGDIYISDTANNRIRKVDTLGNITTIAGASESAGFSGDGGPALTAQINTPSTIVIDGAGNIFFSDVGNDAVREINVATGNISTIAGTLGTAGFSGDNGPATAALLSAPEGLAFDANGNLYIADTGNNRIREIDTNGTITTAAGDGSAAYAGDGGPAVLGELNQPWGITVSIDGNLYIADSGNNRIRAINLTTGLLSTVAGSNTASYFGDGGQASHALFNSPTGVTADAAGNLYVADHGNSAIRKINYVSGMISTIAGNGTGLFSGDGSSANRATLNFPYSMIVDQAGNLLIPDYLDLRVRKISAVLSVISYPTMKEGKTSEPMYQGIENDGNAPLNFSNLMATGTTSATLDFNPSDPLTTTCSTSQALSVGSTCTLGVEFAPVNVESPAAGTLYVSSDSGNSPIGVDLSGNVLSVDPTSTTVTSGLNPASVGMAVTFTAFISSPNRLTGTVQFYDGSTAIGAPQPVDPNSSTATLTTSFTVPQTHNISGVYSGDDYDAVSTPNTPVAEIIQQATALNVIPSANPVTVFAPLSFSAKLTGGTTPPAGSIVFMDGATSLGSVALDSNGNASFTAPPLAVGTHTIIAKFAGDSNDFPSQYQLSEIVDLASSVTMLGTNTAIAKYSTPITFTATVTGVSSSTPTGNVEFMDGANILGAAPLSTLGSATYVNSALSAGTHTITAVYEGDADYSPSTSTQIITETIWQVPTVTVLSASATNSTSGAPITLTAIVAAQETTVPTGTVKFMNGNILLGTGTLSNGKATITTTNLGVGMDSVTAIYNGDSNDEASESSAVAITVVQAPTTTTISSSQTPLPTLTPVVVAASVSNGSAQIPTGLVTFSEDSVAIGVGQLDSTGVATISLQSLPAGSHTFVASYAGDMLDVPSVSAPFTQTVQPRSTTNVLTTSSTSLTGGQQVTLISVISPAGPPPSTAPTGNVTFMSGNTTLATSPVDATGVATVTAILPGTSAEVSSVYSGDANYSSSTSSPVEVAIGPAPDFNLEATPSSWSMQSKQHLTLKLTLASVKNFTGAFSLGCLGLPQNATCTFSENQPMLPAGGTQSVDVTVDTGSPLLGGTQARTEQHTRSDGTVLCLLPGAIVLGVFGLRKKRMRPMKGLFIALISLGLFTTLSGCGSITSNGTPPGTYHFLITATGPTGISQFVGITMTITQ
- a CDS encoding outer membrane beta-barrel protein, whose translation is MNRTILILILEVFLASIPVKSFAQAVPTASAPGASVSVGGTFSVGQSGYGQRVLSGSGAYVDVNPRRQVGIEAEGRWLQHDRIGKTSESTYLIGPRIQIRQGRLSPYVKSLVGLGYFGFPYNSAQGRYFVIATGTGVDLNLNETVKIRLVDIEYQRWPQFTFGTITPYTISFGFSYRLCTGSHTRLGAYDR